DNA from Fibrobacter sp.:
AACCGCTATTACAAAAAAAAAGAGGCGCGTATGTTGAAAAAAATTCTAGCGATTTTAATTCTGGCTACCGCCTCTTTTTTTGTTGCCTGTAACCAAGAAGAAAAGGTGACTCCCGAAGTCATTCAGGCCAAGGTGGCCGCCGAAAAGTCGGCTCCCATCGTCAAGGTAGATGAATTCCAGTCTCCTAGCAGCCCTGTCATCGATTCTACCAAGGCCAAGCAGTATGTCAAGGCCAGCGCCGCCCTGGTGGAACTGGGCGTTACCTGGTCCGAAAAGATCGACAAGGCCGAAGATTCCGAGAAGGTCCAGATTCTGAATGCCTACAACGTGGCCCGCGACCAGCTTTGCGCCCGCGTGGGTCTTGCCGGCATCGCCGAATTCAACTGGATTACCAAGGTAGCGCTCCCCAACCCGCAGAACGAAGCGGTGTTTAAGGCAGCTGGCTTGAGACAATAAACCGAGTTTCTTTATTGATATTTTTTCCCGGCTTTTGAGTCGGGATTTTTTTTGTCCAATAAATTCCGGCAATGCTTTTCAACAAAATGAATATATTTGTACAAAAGGAATGTCTAGAGGAATTGACAATGGAAAACGTGACGGTCTTTAACCATCCTTTAATCCAGCACAAGATTTCGCTATTGCGCGACAAGAATACGGATACAAATGAATTCCGTCGCCTGGTCGAAGAGATTGCCATGCTTGAGGGTTTCGAGGCTTTGTCGGACCTTCCGCTGGAGGACAGGGAGGTCGAAACCCCGATAGAAAAATGCACTACGCCAGTGCTGGCCGGACGCAAGCTCGTGCTGGCTCCCATCTTGCGTGCTGGACTTGGCATGGTGCCTGGCATGCTTGCGCTGGTGCCGTCTGCCAAGGTAGGGCATATCGGGCTTTTTCGTAACGAGGCAACTCACGAACCCGTGGAATACTACTGCAAATTGCCAGCCGCCATAGACCAGCGAGTCATTGTGGTGGTAGACCCGATGCTTGCCACGGGCGGCTCCGCTGTCGATGCTATCAGCATGATCAAAAAACGTGGCGGCAAAAAAATCAAGTTTGTGTGTATTATTGCCGCTCCCGATGGCCTTAAAAACCTGCACGAGGTGCACCCCGATGTACAGATTTACGTGGGGCACCTGGACCGCTGCCTGAACGAAGACGCCTACATTT
Protein-coding regions in this window:
- the upp gene encoding uracil phosphoribosyltransferase; this translates as MENVTVFNHPLIQHKISLLRDKNTDTNEFRRLVEEIAMLEGFEALSDLPLEDREVETPIEKCTTPVLAGRKLVLAPILRAGLGMVPGMLALVPSAKVGHIGLFRNEATHEPVEYYCKLPAAIDQRVIVVVDPMLATGGSAVDAISMIKKRGGKKIKFVCIIAAPDGLKNLHEVHPDVQIYVGHLDRCLNEDAYICPGLGDAGDRVFGTK